A single region of the Lates calcarifer isolate ASB-BC8 linkage group LG16_LG22, TLL_Latcal_v3, whole genome shotgun sequence genome encodes:
- the sgms1a gene encoding phosphatidylcholine:ceramide cholinephosphotransferase 1, protein MKKVAEWSAEDVSDWLSKVGLPEYIDALCQMDGPALLRLTQVDFKNPPLSKVSSDGGQQMMERLETLRIENHMEAHKNGHANGHVGGLPNGTTKPQRNGTLGRKDLMEMVQIPIPTGETARTSFPAEWRKTGIAFVYAVVCFVTTTVVISVVHERVPPKEQTPPLPDKFFDLFDRVEWAFSICEINGMLLVGLWLIQWILLKHRSIIGRRFFFIVGTLYLYRCITMYITTLPVPGMHFKCSPKLFGDWEAQTRRIMKMIAGGGLSITGSHTMCGDYLYSGHTVMLTLTYLFIKEYSPKRFWYYHWFCWTLSAVGIFCILLAHDHYTVDVVVAYFITTRLFWWYHTMANQQSLKETSQSNPFSRVWWYRLFQYFEENVNGTVPRNYQLPFSWRALQLNRGVKYSRLDIQ, encoded by the exons ATGAAGAAGGTGGCAGAATGGTCAGCAGAGGACGTCTCTGACTGGCTGAGCAAAGTGGGCCTGCCAGAGTACATAGATGCCCTCTGTCAGATGGATGGCCCTGCCCTACTCAGGCTAACACAGGTAGATTTCAAGAATCCTCCCCTCTCAAAGGTTTCGTCTGATGGTGGGCAGCAGATGATGGAGCGACTGGAAACATTGCGGATAGAGAATCATATGGAGGCTCACAAAAACGGTCACGCAAACGGACATGTTGGTGGGCTGCCTAATGGGACAACCAAGCCCCAGAGGAATGGCACACTGGGGAGGAAGGACTTGATGGAGATGGTCCAGATCCCCATCCCTACAGGGGAAACTGCACGCACCTCGTTCCCTGCTGAGTGGAGAAAAACTGGCATAGCGTTCGTCTATGCGGTGGTGTGCTTTGTTACAACCACTGTCGTCATTTCAGTTGTCCATGAGAGAGTACCGCCAAAGGAGCAGACCCCACCACTGCCTGATAAATTCTTCGACCTGTTTGACAGGGTGGAGTGGGCCTTCTCCATCTGTGAGATTAATGGCATGTTGCTGGTGGGCCTCTGGCTGATACAATGGATTCTACTCAAGCACAG GTCCATTATAGGCAGGCGGTTCTTTTTCATTGTGGGCACACTCTATCTGTACCGGTGTATTACAATGTACATCACCACTCTGCCTGTTCCTGGGATGCACTTCAAATGCTCTCCAAAG CTTTTCGGGGACTGGGAGGCACAGACGAGGAGAATAATGAAGATGATTGCTGGTGGGGGCCTATCCATCACAGGTTCCCACACCATGTGTGGAGATTATCTGTACAGTGGCCATACTGTCATGTTAACGCTAACGTACCTCTTCATCAAGGAGT ATTCCCCCAAGCGGTTCTGGTATTACCACTGGTTTTGCTGGACTTTAAGTGCTGTGGGAATTTTCTGTATCCTTCTGGCCCATGACCACTACACTGTGGATGTGGTGGTGGCATACTTTATCACTACACGCCTCTTCTGGTGGTACCACACTATGGCCAACCAGCAG TCGCTGAAGGAAACATCACAGAGTAACCCGTTCTCACGGGTGTGGTGGTACAGACTGTTCCAGTACTTTGAGGAGAACGTCAATGGCACGGTCCCTCGTAACTATCAGCTGCCGTTTTCATGGCGAGCGCTGCAGCTAAACCGCGGTGTGAAGTACAGTAGACTGGACATCCAGTGA